Part of the Haloferax sp. Atlit-12N genome is shown below.
GATTCGACGAGTGGACAACCCAAGCGCTGTCGCGGACGCTGTCGACCGTCTCCGAACCGTCCGAGAGGCGGTCGGTCCCGAGGTCGACATTGGCGTCGACTTCCACGGGCGAGTCACGAAGCCGATGGCCAAGCGACTGCCGAAGGCGCTCGAACCGCACGAGCCATTCTTCATCGAGGAACCAGTTCTCCCTGAGCACAACGACGCACTCCCGGATATTGCGGCGCAGACATCGACACCCATCGCAACCGGCGAACGAATGTATTCACGGTGGGACTACAAACATGTCTTCGAAGACCAGTCGGTCGATGTCATCCAGCCAGACCTCTCACACGCTGGCGGCATCACCGAAGTGAAGAAGATCGCAGCAATGGCTGAGGCGTACGATGTGGCGATGGCACCACACTGCCCACTCGGTCCGCTTGCGCTCGCCTCATGTCTCCAAGTAGACGCCGTCGCACCAAACGCGCTCATTCAAGAGCAGAGCCTCGACATCCACTACAACGAGAGCAACGACGTACTAGACTACCTCGAAGATCCCTCGGTCTTCGACTACGATGATGGCTACGTTGACCTCCCAGACGGTCCAGGTCTCGGCGTCGACATCGACATCGACTACGTTCGTGAGC
Proteins encoded:
- the dgoD gene encoding galactonate dehydratase, giving the protein IRRVDNPSAVADAVDRLRTVREAVGPEVDIGVDFHGRVTKPMAKRLPKALEPHEPFFIEEPVLPEHNDALPDIAAQTSTPIATGERMYSRWDYKHVFEDQSVDVIQPDLSHAGGITEVKKIAAMAEAYDVAMAPHCPLGPLALASCLQVDAVAPNALIQEQSLDIHYNESNDVLDYLEDPSVFDYDDGYVDLPDGPGLGVDIDIDYVRE